One window of Cumulibacter manganitolerans genomic DNA carries:
- a CDS encoding AMP-binding protein produces MSMLADLTLLIRDDAGAVALIEPTATGHRRWTRGELGALVAAQAGLLRGCGVGPGDCVGVWLPTWADAIAWQYAARAVGAHAVGINTRYNVTEVGHVLELGRPKVVVLAAGFVGLDLVGRLREALTTHPGSTAPLVVPVAPPGTALPDRIETYDAGAGALAAPAPRPDLPLPDGSDPDELAVAFTTSGSTGLPKLAAHRDAAVAEHAREVAAALALRPSDVVVAPLPYSGTFGYSAIMAGIHAGGAVLLHPSFDPEALLDDIAAYGGTHVAFGDDMLGRIHLAWQARHRDLSSLRWIGIADFNGESHALARWAKAEFGTETVGVYGSSEVFALTTFWSVDDPEPQRWSGGGHLVNAGMQVRVTDDGKPVAAGVQGEIELRGPNVVDAYLGQPELLAQNVSADGWFRTGDLGRLTDERSFEYVCRASDALRLKGFLVEPDEIAARLGEHPDVQVAKVVGARRGNETVAVGFVTLRPGARAGDADLFAHCAERLARFKVPAQIHVITEMPVTAGTNGAKIRAATLREWARDGVPPQYLPTTPLPPHHRSPQETP; encoded by the coding sequence ATGAGCATGCTCGCTGACCTGACCCTCCTGATCCGGGACGATGCCGGCGCCGTCGCCCTGATCGAGCCGACCGCGACCGGGCACCGCCGCTGGACCCGCGGCGAGCTCGGCGCGCTGGTCGCCGCCCAGGCCGGGCTGCTGCGGGGCTGCGGCGTCGGGCCCGGCGACTGCGTGGGGGTCTGGCTGCCCACCTGGGCCGACGCCATCGCCTGGCAGTACGCCGCGCGGGCGGTCGGCGCGCACGCCGTCGGCATCAACACCCGGTACAACGTCACCGAGGTGGGGCACGTGCTCGAGCTCGGCAGGCCGAAGGTCGTGGTGCTGGCCGCCGGATTCGTCGGGCTCGACCTCGTCGGCCGGCTGCGCGAGGCGCTGACCACGCACCCCGGCAGCACCGCGCCGCTCGTCGTGCCGGTCGCCCCGCCGGGTACCGCCCTGCCGGACCGCATCGAGACGTATGACGCCGGGGCCGGCGCGCTGGCGGCGCCGGCGCCGCGACCCGACCTGCCGCTCCCCGACGGCAGCGACCCCGACGAGCTGGCGGTCGCGTTCACCACGTCGGGCTCCACCGGCCTGCCGAAGCTCGCGGCGCACCGCGACGCCGCGGTGGCCGAGCACGCCCGAGAGGTCGCCGCCGCCCTCGCGCTGCGCCCGTCGGACGTCGTCGTCGCACCGCTGCCGTACAGCGGTACCTTCGGCTACTCCGCGATCATGGCGGGGATCCACGCCGGCGGTGCCGTGCTGCTGCACCCCTCGTTCGATCCCGAGGCGCTGCTCGACGACATCGCCGCCTACGGCGGCACGCACGTCGCCTTCGGCGACGACATGCTCGGGCGCATCCATCTGGCGTGGCAGGCCCGGCATCGCGACCTGAGCAGCCTGCGCTGGATCGGGATCGCCGACTTCAACGGCGAGTCGCACGCGCTGGCCCGGTGGGCCAAGGCCGAGTTCGGCACCGAGACGGTCGGCGTCTACGGCTCGTCGGAGGTGTTCGCGCTCACCACCTTCTGGTCCGTCGACGACCCCGAGCCGCAGCGGTGGAGCGGCGGCGGCCACCTCGTCAACGCCGGCATGCAGGTGCGCGTCACCGACGACGGGAAGCCGGTCGCGGCCGGCGTCCAGGGCGAGATCGAGCTGCGCGGGCCGAACGTCGTCGACGCCTACCTCGGCCAGCCGGAGCTGCTCGCGCAGAACGTCTCCGCGGACGGCTGGTTCCGCACCGGCGACCTCGGACGGCTCACCGACGAGCGCAGCTTCGAGTACGTCTGCCGCGCCTCCGATGCGCTGCGGCTCAAGGGGTTCCTGGTCGAGCCGGACGAGATCGCGGCCCGGCTCGGCGAGCACCCCGACGTCCAGGTGGCCAAGGTCGTCGGCGCACGGCGCGGTAACGAGACCGTGGCCGTGGGGTTCGTGACCCTCCGGCCCGGCGCCCGCGCCGGCGACGCCGACCTCTTCGCGCACTGCGCCGAGCGCCTCGCCCGCTTCAAGGTGCCTGCACAGATCCACGTCATCACCGAGATGCCGGTGACGGCGGGCACCAACGGAGCCAAGATCCGAGCCGCCACCCTGCGCGAGTGGGCCCGCGACGGCGTGCCCCCGCAGTACCTCCCGACCACTCCCCTTCCCCCGCACCACCGTTCACCACAGGAGACCCCATGA
- a CDS encoding alpha/beta fold hydrolase: protein MADSPTIGTSRWAREIADALTADPRFAAATQTWEGVLAVRGERTAPGVAFQIHKGSVRAVDDRIDGDETFAFVVPPAVWERLLAAGENRYMHEAMGGAFSVVGSGYEYLRMTKPLAYLVDAARQVAGVAEPAPHAPPTSVPPPAPRWSVQGSYLFLNGSLGYAEIGEPAGPARATVLLLHTAGQSGVQYRRVVPRLTALGYRTITPDYPGHGRSEPAAAGPVTDLGDFAAWLVQVIDALDPADAPLVVAGCSIGGKLTLDLATRLGSRLAGAVAMAASADAGRANRKALLRELEDVAAPSRTDRTHLGTRAVVGDAVPAEVRELIATMHRREDPVISNSDLLGWTSHDLTGRLADIRCPVLLVGGADDLWLDLEAMRRSADAIPNGRSVVLEGIGHYPPQELPDFADRLHAWIEPWLGGGDDEHAR from the coding sequence ATGGCTGACTCCCCGACGATCGGCACGTCCCGATGGGCGCGCGAGATCGCCGACGCGCTCACCGCCGACCCGCGGTTCGCCGCCGCGACGCAGACCTGGGAGGGGGTGCTCGCCGTGCGTGGCGAGCGGACCGCTCCCGGCGTCGCTTTCCAGATCCACAAGGGATCCGTGCGCGCCGTCGACGACCGGATCGACGGCGACGAGACGTTCGCCTTCGTCGTACCGCCGGCCGTGTGGGAACGCCTGCTCGCGGCCGGCGAGAACCGCTACATGCACGAGGCGATGGGCGGGGCGTTCTCGGTCGTCGGGTCGGGCTACGAGTACCTGCGGATGACGAAGCCGCTGGCCTACCTCGTCGACGCGGCCCGGCAGGTCGCCGGGGTCGCGGAGCCCGCACCGCACGCGCCGCCGACCTCCGTGCCGCCGCCGGCACCGCGGTGGTCGGTGCAGGGCAGCTACCTCTTCCTGAACGGATCGCTCGGCTACGCGGAGATCGGTGAGCCGGCCGGACCGGCCCGCGCCACGGTGCTGCTGCTGCACACCGCCGGGCAGAGCGGTGTGCAGTACCGCCGGGTCGTCCCCCGGCTGACCGCGCTCGGCTACCGCACCATCACCCCCGACTACCCGGGGCACGGTCGCAGCGAGCCCGCCGCGGCCGGGCCGGTCACCGACCTCGGCGACTTCGCGGCGTGGCTGGTGCAGGTGATCGACGCCCTCGACCCGGCTGACGCGCCCCTGGTCGTCGCGGGATGCTCGATCGGCGGCAAGCTGACGCTGGATCTGGCCACCCGCCTCGGATCACGACTCGCCGGCGCGGTGGCCATGGCGGCATCCGCGGACGCCGGCCGGGCCAACCGCAAGGCGTTGCTGCGCGAGCTCGAGGACGTCGCGGCGCCGAGCCGGACCGACCGGACGCACCTGGGTACGCGCGCCGTCGTCGGTGACGCGGTGCCGGCGGAGGTGCGGGAGCTGATCGCGACCATGCACCGCCGCGAGGACCCGGTGATCAGCAACAGCGACCTCCTCGGATGGACCAGCCACGACCTCACCGGCCGGCTCGCCGACATCCGCTGCCCGGTGCTGCTCGTCGGCGGCGCGGACGACCTGTGGCTGGACCTGGAGGCGATGCGCCGCTCGGCGGACGCCATCCCGAACGGCCGATCGGTTGTGCTGGAGGGCATCGGGCACTACCCGCCGCAGGAGCTGCCGGACTTCGCCGACCGGCTGCACGCCTGGATCGAGCCGTGGCTGGGAGGTGGTGACGATGAGCATGCTCGCTGA